One Gordonia zhaorongruii DNA segment encodes these proteins:
- a CDS encoding FMN-binding glutamate synthase family protein codes for MGRWLAILGTWIVAGLTLLLVFAFSAWWLFLTVPLLLIALLGTYDLFQRRHSILRNYPVLGHFRYLLELIRPEIQQYFIERDTDGTPFDRDTRSVIYARAKNVKDVDPFGTERDVNAVGYEFVRHSMTAQPAPAGAPRVRIGGPDCTQPYDMAMYNVSAMSFGSLSANAILALNGGAARGGFAHDTGEGALSPYHLNPGGDLIWEIGTAYFGCRTHDGRFDPETFREKAAHSSVKCISIKLSQGAKPGLGGVMPGAKVSAEIAEIRGVPVGRTVVSPPSHNAFQTPAGLCRFIAELRELSDGKPIGFKLCVGSRSEFLGICKAIRETGIAPDFIIVDGSEGGTGAAPIEFEDHVGIPLTQGLMTVHNALVGTGIRDDIYIGASGKITNGIDIVKRVAQGADFTLAARAMMMAVGCIQAQKCHTNTCPTGVATQDPRRARSLDVPDKTERVYNLQRNVVDNAKQLVASMGLSSFDDLQPSMLMRTVQANEARSYAELYEWLSPGQLLENPPESWRFDWEHAQADSFVLSSTREADTSLIATPGRTWLAV; via the coding sequence ATGGGCAGATGGCTGGCAATACTCGGTACGTGGATCGTGGCCGGACTGACCCTTCTGCTGGTATTCGCGTTCTCCGCCTGGTGGCTGTTTCTTACCGTTCCATTGCTGCTAATCGCGCTGCTCGGCACGTACGACCTGTTCCAGCGGCGGCACAGCATCCTCCGCAACTACCCGGTTCTCGGCCATTTCCGGTACCTCCTCGAACTGATCCGGCCGGAGATCCAGCAGTACTTCATCGAGCGCGACACCGACGGCACACCGTTCGACAGGGACACCCGATCGGTGATCTACGCGCGCGCCAAGAACGTCAAGGACGTCGACCCGTTCGGCACGGAGCGTGATGTGAACGCCGTCGGCTACGAGTTCGTCCGCCACTCGATGACCGCTCAGCCCGCACCCGCAGGCGCACCTCGAGTCCGGATCGGCGGTCCGGACTGCACTCAGCCGTACGACATGGCGATGTACAACGTGTCGGCGATGAGCTTCGGGTCGCTCTCCGCCAACGCGATTCTCGCACTCAACGGCGGCGCCGCACGCGGCGGTTTCGCCCACGACACCGGCGAGGGCGCCCTGAGTCCGTACCACCTGAACCCCGGTGGCGACCTGATCTGGGAGATCGGCACGGCCTACTTCGGCTGCCGGACCCACGACGGCCGTTTCGATCCCGAGACCTTCCGCGAGAAGGCCGCGCATTCGAGCGTGAAGTGCATCTCGATCAAGCTGTCCCAGGGCGCCAAACCCGGTTTGGGCGGAGTGATGCCCGGCGCGAAGGTCAGTGCCGAGATCGCCGAGATCCGCGGCGTGCCGGTCGGGCGGACGGTCGTCTCACCGCCGTCGCACAACGCCTTCCAGACGCCGGCCGGATTATGCCGGTTCATCGCGGAGCTGCGGGAGCTGTCGGATGGCAAACCGATCGGGTTCAAGCTCTGCGTCGGTTCGAGGAGCGAGTTCCTGGGTATCTGCAAGGCGATCCGTGAGACGGGCATCGCACCGGACTTCATCATCGTCGACGGTTCCGAGGGCGGTACCGGCGCAGCGCCGATCGAGTTCGAGGACCACGTCGGGATCCCGCTGACTCAGGGCTTGATGACCGTCCACAACGCATTGGTGGGCACCGGGATCCGGGATGACATCTACATCGGTGCGTCCGGCAAGATCACGAACGGCATCGACATCGTGAAGCGAGTGGCGCAGGGCGCCGACTTCACCTTGGCGGCACGGGCGATGATGATGGCCGTCGGTTGCATCCAGGCGCAGAAGTGCCACACCAATACGTGTCCGACCGGGGTGGCGACCCAGGATCCCCGGCGCGCGCGCTCGCTCGACGTACCCGATAAGACCGAACGCGTGTACAACCTGCAGCGCAACGTGGTCGACAACGCGAAGCAACTGGTCGCGTCGATGGGCCTGAGCAGCTTCGACGATCTGCAGCCGTCGATGCTGATGCGAACGGTTCAGGCGAACGAAGCCCGGTCGTACGCCGAGCTCTACGAGTGGCTGAGCCCCGGCCAGCTGCTCGAGAATCCGCCCGAGTCGTGGCGCTTCGACTGGGAGCATGCGCAGGCGGACTCGTTCGTGCTGTCGAGCACCCGCGAGGCCGACACCAGCCTCATCGCCACCCCGGGCCGAACCTGGCTGGCGGTGTAA
- a CDS encoding mechanosensitive ion channel family protein produces the protein MTLHTLAFEWTDTNRQWLIETPIRIACYIVAAFVIRWLLFRLIDRATKRRRSADKNIGAMESEAPPNDNDMSRAVRALRERAAKNRRGPSASVRRAKRAQTIGSVLKSTVSVVVLVWLVLSILAALHVNIAPFIASAGIIGLAVGFGAQHLVADFVSGVFMMMEDQYGVGDIADFGEVIGEIESVGLRITTVRDIDGTLWYIRNGEIQRVGNMNQDFAVARVEVPVSLDADLDRAQTVALSSALRAAKDDAVASDVLDDPVMLGVSELTATHASLRVTVTTAPSAQWGVQRYLRGRILQDFEKEGIRMPMQAWTEGMTQQSS, from the coding sequence ATGACGCTTCACACCCTTGCCTTCGAATGGACTGACACCAACCGGCAGTGGTTGATCGAGACTCCGATCAGGATCGCGTGCTACATCGTCGCTGCATTCGTGATCCGTTGGCTGCTGTTCCGGCTGATCGACCGCGCGACCAAGCGGCGCCGGTCCGCCGATAAGAACATCGGTGCGATGGAGTCGGAGGCGCCGCCGAACGACAACGACATGTCGCGCGCCGTCCGCGCCCTCCGGGAACGTGCGGCGAAGAACCGTCGAGGTCCGTCAGCGAGCGTGCGCCGGGCCAAGCGGGCGCAGACCATCGGCTCGGTCCTCAAGTCGACCGTCTCCGTGGTGGTCCTCGTGTGGTTGGTGCTGTCCATTCTGGCGGCACTGCACGTCAACATCGCGCCGTTCATCGCGTCGGCGGGCATCATCGGTCTCGCCGTCGGTTTCGGTGCGCAGCACCTCGTCGCGGACTTCGTGTCCGGCGTCTTCATGATGATGGAGGACCAGTACGGCGTCGGCGACATCGCCGACTTCGGCGAGGTGATCGGCGAGATCGAGTCCGTCGGCCTGCGCATCACCACGGTCCGCGACATCGACGGCACCCTCTGGTACATCCGCAACGGCGAGATCCAGCGTGTCGGCAATATGAATCAGGACTTCGCCGTCGCCCGGGTGGAGGTGCCCGTATCGCTGGACGCCGATCTCGACCGCGCGCAGACCGTCGCCCTGAGCTCCGCGCTGCGGGCGGCGAAGGACGATGCCGTCGCGTCGGACGTCCTCGACGATCCGGTGATGCTCGGCGTCAGCGAGCTCACCGCCACCCACGCCAGTCTGCGGGTGACGGTGACCACCGCGCCGAGCGCCCAATGGGGCGTGCAACGGTACCTGCGCGGCCGGATCCTCCAGGACTTCGAGAAGGAGGGCATCCGGATGCCGATGCAGGCGTGGACCGAGGGGATGACTCAGCAGAGCAGCTGA